The nucleotide window CGACGAAGTAGACATCGTCTCAAGTATTCAGTATGTCCTCAATCAGGAAGGGTTTGCTACATTAAGCGCCCACGACGGCTTAAAAGCCATGCAACTTTACGAAAACGAGCGCCCTGACCTCGTTATACTCGATTTGATGATGCCTGGCATTGATGGTCTGGAAGTGTGCCGACGGATACGCTCAGTGGACAAGCGCACTCCTATACTGATGCTTACCGCCCGTACATCGGAGATTGATACTGTTGTCGGGCTGGAGCTTGGCGCCAATGACTACATTGCCAAGCCGGTCCGTTTGCGTGAGCTTGTCGCCCGGGTCAAAGCGCATCTGCGCGAGACACCCAAGGTGCAGGACAATGCCAAAGGTATAAAACTCGGCGATCTCTTTATAGATATGGAGAGTCGCACTGTGCTTGTGGCCGAAAAGCCCGTGGAGCTTACTTTTAAAGAGTTTGAATTGCTTTTGGCCATGGCCAGGCAGCCCAATCGTGTCTTCAGCCGTGACCAGCTCTTTGCTCAGGTCTGGGGTTCGGACTTTTTGGGCGAGAGCCGCACCGTGGACGTACACATTAGATATCTGCGAGAAAAATTGGAGTCAAATCCCAGTCAGCCCAAACATATTTTGACTGTGCGCGGAGTCGGCTATCGCCTTGTCTGGGATTAAATAAAAAGCATAGTTGTCATGGTGGTGGTATTCCCACCGACCTCCAAAATTGGCAAGTTTTCTTCGACTTGATGCGTATTCTTCCCAGTGACAGTTATCCTGGCCAAACCTACACTAAAGGAGTCGCAAA belongs to Candidatus Obscuribacter sp. and includes:
- a CDS encoding response regulator transcription factor; this encodes MKKLLIVDDEVDIVSSIQYVLNQEGFATLSAHDGLKAMQLYENERPDLVILDLMMPGIDGLEVCRRIRSVDKRTPILMLTARTSEIDTVVGLELGANDYIAKPVRLRELVARVKAHLRETPKVQDNAKGIKLGDLFIDMESRTVLVAEKPVELTFKEFELLLAMARQPNRVFSRDQLFAQVWGSDFLGESRTVDVHIRYLREKLESNPSQPKHILTVRGVGYRLVWD